From Elaeis guineensis isolate ETL-2024a chromosome 16, EG11, whole genome shotgun sequence, a single genomic window includes:
- the LOC105059549 gene encoding uncharacterized protein isoform X1: protein MIRVSSGPSGNYGPPPAATYSAAAVAAAAPASTSSSTLSPLAPPFTVPSMTNLSPPPPPPPPPAQRPSCTQPFLAFPSNTPEWSPAAVAASSASRLPSITAGSYRSFLSTGVIKNPCYDRYRPTLQISGLDPLEPPLEYEGYAGVGGRPWNGPFDGGAVGRGTVPDGSSSWMDPSSSYRVPSLQEGVEAGGLSTHEDDSYGIWHGKYFKSAAKKACFGSESSEWLLEKHSTIYGEGTTYPYSFSGASVFPPSALLEGTSYSQIPGSACVMEPCDSFISNSSYDRYMAQHDSYSTNPTAYNQATACSTSGQVYTPSAVISSTMDYSTSKNRCSTVHHAVPYKMIDMGNVASNQKEPSINQFIQGKEGQDEKSRANYCVDNSIIATVSYEKKLPSSNNSFTEKCMGFPMEGDSGLKIKHLKISDASNSACHSAQFEDSMQSSSQTFDEVNLAVDSPCWKGTPASRRSPVKVGETVCLQPVSKESEDNSCSDKGQKPLPDSVAYSGTPAEHVENLICGENRKKSPVAEIEGSSSVISLNKQQKSENDYKTGLDCEKDANRKEIQCADNLREKENEVRKDQNIDSEAKDDNATQCNQKESTAVDQFTSADGNINPEKGSSSLKPKTIQPLIRAMHSSSKLLLSTEWSDDNKLEEDDCRLIWLVIQNLVAFLLRNEEGSVEGSSHVSRLEAACSQNTGLEADVACQSNMNNDVKFNMQWVGCNMESSEFVHLVSKGGDINSGKVNGMMQDLANVLEKTFSDGDDNPQTLLYKNLWIEAEVALCRLKYELQLARMKIEADNHKNQTKGKLPRVTTLPSPSVVHDVNGHDTPLKAKENLFGVSSPILANAGKNSFEKPHKALSLFSSNEGKSEDLEAFVMDQKRALKQQADVWNSRSINEQPKIFDSLDFGVCSGTKETAPSPCSDNENNSGLKQPSTKLADLTFTESSLPSYLNDGPRNSGSVVERQHPHTNSNEDIGLPSTIYGNAAAREFCSRSLGGKVIQPSITENQGRWFLAGGYESPSLEWERVLKDDVFRPRTEVFASRIWASEDKKTCK from the exons atgatCCGCGTCAGCAGCGGGCCTTCCGGCAACTACGGCCCACCGCCGGCGGCCACTTATtcggcggcggcggtggcggcggcggcTCCCGCCTCCACGTCTTCCTCCACCCTCTCGCCGCTCGCCCCTCCTTTCACCGTCCCCTCCATGACCAACCTCTCCCCGCCGCCTCCACCTCCACCTCCGCCCGCCCAGCGACCCTCCTGTACCCAGCCCTTTCTTGCGTTTCCCAGCAATACTCCCGAGTGGTCCCCCGCCGCCGTCGCCGCCTCCTCCGCCTCCCGGCTGCCTTCCATCACCGCCGGCTCCTACCGCTCCTTTCTGAGTACCGGCGTCATCAAGAACCCCTGTTACGATCGATACCGTCCCACCTTGCAGATTTCCGGCCTTGATCCCCTCGAACCCCCGCTGGAGTATGAGGGTTATGCCGGGGTTGGGGGGCGCCCGTGGAATGGGCCGTTCGATGGCGGGGCGGTCGGGCGGGGGACGGTTCCTGATGGGAGTTCTTCGTGGATGGATCCTTCCTCGAGCTACAGGGTCCCATCTCTTCAGGAAG GAGTTGAAGCTGGAGGCCTTAGTACACATGAAGATGATTCTTATGGCATTTGGCatggaaaatattttaaatctgcaGCAAAAAAAGCATGCTTTGGATCAGAAAGTTCTGAATGGCTTCTTGAGAAACACTCAACAATTTATGGTGAAGGGACAACATACCCTTATAGCTTTTCTGGGGCATCAGTTTTTCCTCCAAGTGCATTACTTGAAGGAACATCTTATTCTCAGATACCAGGCTCAGCTTgtgtgatggagccatgcgattCCTTTATTTCAAATTCTTCTTATGATAGGTATATGGCACAACATGATTCATATTCAACTAATCCCACAGCTTATAATCAAGCTACAGCATGTTCTACCTCAGGCCAAGTATATACACCATCAGCCGTAATTAGTTCGACCATGGATTATAGTACATCAAAAAATAGATGTTCAACGGTTCATCATGCTGTTCCATATAAGATGATTGACATGGGCAATGTAGCATCCAACCAAAAGGAGCCTAGCATCAATCAATTTATACAGGGTAAAGAGGGTCAGGATGAGAAGAGCAGAGCAAATTACTGTGTGGATAATAGTATCATTGCAACTGTGAGCTATGAAAAAAAGTTGCCTTCTAGCAACAATTCATTTACTGAAAAATGCATGGGTTTCCCTATGGAGGGAGATTCTGGGTTGAAAatcaaacatttgaaaatttCTGATGCTTCTAACTCTGCATGTCATTCTGCACAATTCGAAGATTCCATGCAAAGTTCTTCACAAACATTTGACGAGGTCAACCTTGCTGTGGATTCACCATGTTGGAAAGGAACTCCAGCTTCTCGACGGTCACCAGTTAAAGTTGGTGAGACAGTATGTCTTCAGCCTGTAAGCAAAGAGTCAGAAGATAACAGTTGTTCAGATAAAGGACAAAAGCCTCTTCCTGACAGTGTTGCATATTCAGGAACTCCTGCTGAACATGTCGAAAATTTGATTTGTGGTGAGAACAGAAAAAAGTCTCCTGTAGCTGAGATAGAGGGATCTTCTTCAGTTATTTCTTTAAACAAGCAGCAGAAATCTGAAAATGACTACAAGACAGGGTTAGATTGCGAAAAGGATGCCAATAGAAAGGAAATTCAATGTGCAGATAACCTTAGAGAAAAGGAAAATGAAGTTAGGAAAGACCAGAATATTGATTCTGAAGCCAAAGATGATAATGCAACACAGTGCAATCAAAAAGAAAGTACTGCTGTTGACCAGTTCACATCAGCTGATGGAAATATTAATCCTGAGAAAG GTTCATCTTCATTGAAACCGAAAACCATACAGCCGCTTATTAGGGCAATGcattcttcctcaaaacttctctTGTCTACTGAATGGAGTGATGACAATAAATTGGAAGAAGATGACTGTAGGCTCATCTGGCTAGTAATTCAAAATCTTGTAGCATTTTTGCTGAGGAATGAAGAG GGTTCTGTTGAGGGCAGTTCTCATGTTTCCAGGCTAGAGGCTGCTTGTTCTCAGAATACAGGTCTAGAGGCTGATGTTGCATGCCAGAGCAACATGAACAACGACGTGAAGTTTAACATGCAATGGGTTGGTTGTAACATGGAGAGCAGTGAGTTTGTGCATTTAGTTTCCAAAGGTGGTGACATTAATTCGGGGAAAGTTAATGGGATGATGCAG GACCTAGCGAATGTTCTCGAAAAAACTTTCTCTGATGGGGATGACAACCCACAGACGCTGTTATATAAGAATCTGTGGATTGAGGCAGAAGTTGCACTGTGTAGACTGAAATATGAACTTCAGCTTGCTCGCATGAAGATTGAGGCCGACAACCATAAGAACCAGACAAAAG GTAAGCTCCCCCGAGTGACCACATTACCAAGCCCAAGCGTGGTGCATGATGTTAATGGACATGACACGCCACTGAAGGCCAAGGAGAACTTGTTTGGTGTTTCTTCTCCCATCTTGGCAAATGCAGGTAAGAATAGCTTCGAAAAACCTCACAAGGCACTTTCTTTGTTTTCATCAAATGAGGGCAAGTCAGAGGATCTTGAAGCATTTGTAATGGATCAAAAAAGAGCTCTGAAGCAGCAGGCTGATGTATGGAATTCTAGGAGCATTAATGAACAGCCAAAGATTTTTGACTCGTTGGATTTTGGAGTTTGCTCAGGAACTAAAGAGACAGCACCTAGTCCTTGTTCTGACAATGAAAATAATTCTGGGCTGAAGCAACCATCAACAAAGCTTGCTGATTTGACTTTCACAGAGAGTAGCCTACCTTCATATCTGAATGATGGACCTAGAAATTCAGGTTCAGTTGTTGAGAGACAGCATCCTCATACGAACAGCAATGAAGATATTGGACTGCCTTCAACTATTTATGGAAATGCAGCAGCCAGAGAGTTCTGTTCGAGATCTTTGGGTGGGAAGGTGATTCAGCCATCTATAACAGAGAATCAGGGGAGGTGGTTTCTCGCTGGCGGATATGAGAGCCCCTCATTGGAATGGGAGCGTGTACTGAAAGATGATGTTTTTAGACCCAGAACAGAAGTCTTCGCATCTAGGATTTGGGCTTCTGAAGACAAAAAAACATGTAAATAA
- the LOC105059549 gene encoding uncharacterized protein isoform X2: MIRVSSGPSGNYGPPPAATYSAAAVAAAAPASTSSSTLSPLAPPFTVPSMTNLSPPPPPPPPPAQRPSCTQPFLAFPSNTPEWSPAAVAASSASRLPSITAGSYRSFLSTGVIKNPCYDRYRPTLQISGLDPLEPPLEYEGYAGVGGRPWNGPFDGGAVGRGTVPDGSSSWMDPSSSYRVPSLQEGVEAGGLSTHEDDSYGIWHGKYFKSAAKKACFGSESSEWLLEKHSTIYGEGTTYPYSFSGASVFPPSALLEGTSYSQIPGSACVMEPCDSFISNSSYDRYMAQHDSYSTNPTAYNQATACSTSGQVYTPSAVISSTMDYSTSKNRCSTVHHAVPYKMIDMGNVASNQKEPSINQFIQGKEGQDEKSRANYCVDNSIIATVSYEKKLPSSNNSFTEKCMGFPMEGDSGLKIKHLKISDASNSACHSAQFEDSMQSSSQTFDEVNLAVDSPCWKGTPASRRSPVKVGETVCLQPVSKESEDNSCSDKGQKPLPDSVAYSGTPAEHVENLICGENRKKSPVAEIEGSSSVISLNKQQKSENDYKTGLDCEKDANRKEIQCADNLREKENEVRKDQNIDSEAKDDNATQCNQKESTAVDQFTSADGNINPEKGSSSLKPKTIQPLIRAMHSSSKLLLSTEWSDDNKLEEDDCRLIWLVIQNLVAFLLRNEEGSVEGSSHVSRLEAACSQNTGLEADVACQSNMNNDVKFNMQWVGCNMESSEFVHLVSKGGDINSGKVNGMMQDLANVLEKTFSDGDDNPQTLLYKNLWIEAEVALCRLKYELQLARMKIEADNHKNQTKGKLPRVTTLPSPSVVHDVNGHDTPLKAKENLFGVSSPILANAGTKETAPSPCSDNENNSGLKQPSTKLADLTFTESSLPSYLNDGPRNSGSVVERQHPHTNSNEDIGLPSTIYGNAAAREFCSRSLGGKVIQPSITENQGRWFLAGGYESPSLEWERVLKDDVFRPRTEVFASRIWASEDKKTCK, translated from the exons atgatCCGCGTCAGCAGCGGGCCTTCCGGCAACTACGGCCCACCGCCGGCGGCCACTTATtcggcggcggcggtggcggcggcggcTCCCGCCTCCACGTCTTCCTCCACCCTCTCGCCGCTCGCCCCTCCTTTCACCGTCCCCTCCATGACCAACCTCTCCCCGCCGCCTCCACCTCCACCTCCGCCCGCCCAGCGACCCTCCTGTACCCAGCCCTTTCTTGCGTTTCCCAGCAATACTCCCGAGTGGTCCCCCGCCGCCGTCGCCGCCTCCTCCGCCTCCCGGCTGCCTTCCATCACCGCCGGCTCCTACCGCTCCTTTCTGAGTACCGGCGTCATCAAGAACCCCTGTTACGATCGATACCGTCCCACCTTGCAGATTTCCGGCCTTGATCCCCTCGAACCCCCGCTGGAGTATGAGGGTTATGCCGGGGTTGGGGGGCGCCCGTGGAATGGGCCGTTCGATGGCGGGGCGGTCGGGCGGGGGACGGTTCCTGATGGGAGTTCTTCGTGGATGGATCCTTCCTCGAGCTACAGGGTCCCATCTCTTCAGGAAG GAGTTGAAGCTGGAGGCCTTAGTACACATGAAGATGATTCTTATGGCATTTGGCatggaaaatattttaaatctgcaGCAAAAAAAGCATGCTTTGGATCAGAAAGTTCTGAATGGCTTCTTGAGAAACACTCAACAATTTATGGTGAAGGGACAACATACCCTTATAGCTTTTCTGGGGCATCAGTTTTTCCTCCAAGTGCATTACTTGAAGGAACATCTTATTCTCAGATACCAGGCTCAGCTTgtgtgatggagccatgcgattCCTTTATTTCAAATTCTTCTTATGATAGGTATATGGCACAACATGATTCATATTCAACTAATCCCACAGCTTATAATCAAGCTACAGCATGTTCTACCTCAGGCCAAGTATATACACCATCAGCCGTAATTAGTTCGACCATGGATTATAGTACATCAAAAAATAGATGTTCAACGGTTCATCATGCTGTTCCATATAAGATGATTGACATGGGCAATGTAGCATCCAACCAAAAGGAGCCTAGCATCAATCAATTTATACAGGGTAAAGAGGGTCAGGATGAGAAGAGCAGAGCAAATTACTGTGTGGATAATAGTATCATTGCAACTGTGAGCTATGAAAAAAAGTTGCCTTCTAGCAACAATTCATTTACTGAAAAATGCATGGGTTTCCCTATGGAGGGAGATTCTGGGTTGAAAatcaaacatttgaaaatttCTGATGCTTCTAACTCTGCATGTCATTCTGCACAATTCGAAGATTCCATGCAAAGTTCTTCACAAACATTTGACGAGGTCAACCTTGCTGTGGATTCACCATGTTGGAAAGGAACTCCAGCTTCTCGACGGTCACCAGTTAAAGTTGGTGAGACAGTATGTCTTCAGCCTGTAAGCAAAGAGTCAGAAGATAACAGTTGTTCAGATAAAGGACAAAAGCCTCTTCCTGACAGTGTTGCATATTCAGGAACTCCTGCTGAACATGTCGAAAATTTGATTTGTGGTGAGAACAGAAAAAAGTCTCCTGTAGCTGAGATAGAGGGATCTTCTTCAGTTATTTCTTTAAACAAGCAGCAGAAATCTGAAAATGACTACAAGACAGGGTTAGATTGCGAAAAGGATGCCAATAGAAAGGAAATTCAATGTGCAGATAACCTTAGAGAAAAGGAAAATGAAGTTAGGAAAGACCAGAATATTGATTCTGAAGCCAAAGATGATAATGCAACACAGTGCAATCAAAAAGAAAGTACTGCTGTTGACCAGTTCACATCAGCTGATGGAAATATTAATCCTGAGAAAG GTTCATCTTCATTGAAACCGAAAACCATACAGCCGCTTATTAGGGCAATGcattcttcctcaaaacttctctTGTCTACTGAATGGAGTGATGACAATAAATTGGAAGAAGATGACTGTAGGCTCATCTGGCTAGTAATTCAAAATCTTGTAGCATTTTTGCTGAGGAATGAAGAG GGTTCTGTTGAGGGCAGTTCTCATGTTTCCAGGCTAGAGGCTGCTTGTTCTCAGAATACAGGTCTAGAGGCTGATGTTGCATGCCAGAGCAACATGAACAACGACGTGAAGTTTAACATGCAATGGGTTGGTTGTAACATGGAGAGCAGTGAGTTTGTGCATTTAGTTTCCAAAGGTGGTGACATTAATTCGGGGAAAGTTAATGGGATGATGCAG GACCTAGCGAATGTTCTCGAAAAAACTTTCTCTGATGGGGATGACAACCCACAGACGCTGTTATATAAGAATCTGTGGATTGAGGCAGAAGTTGCACTGTGTAGACTGAAATATGAACTTCAGCTTGCTCGCATGAAGATTGAGGCCGACAACCATAAGAACCAGACAAAAG GTAAGCTCCCCCGAGTGACCACATTACCAAGCCCAAGCGTGGTGCATGATGTTAATGGACATGACACGCCACTGAAGGCCAAGGAGAACTTGTTTGGTGTTTCTTCTCCCATCTTGGCAAATGCAG GAACTAAAGAGACAGCACCTAGTCCTTGTTCTGACAATGAAAATAATTCTGGGCTGAAGCAACCATCAACAAAGCTTGCTGATTTGACTTTCACAGAGAGTAGCCTACCTTCATATCTGAATGATGGACCTAGAAATTCAGGTTCAGTTGTTGAGAGACAGCATCCTCATACGAACAGCAATGAAGATATTGGACTGCCTTCAACTATTTATGGAAATGCAGCAGCCAGAGAGTTCTGTTCGAGATCTTTGGGTGGGAAGGTGATTCAGCCATCTATAACAGAGAATCAGGGGAGGTGGTTTCTCGCTGGCGGATATGAGAGCCCCTCATTGGAATGGGAGCGTGTACTGAAAGATGATGTTTTTAGACCCAGAACAGAAGTCTTCGCATCTAGGATTTGGGCTTCTGAAGACAAAAAAACATGTAAATAA